Proteins encoded together in one Ochotona princeps isolate mOchPri1 chromosome 20, mOchPri1.hap1, whole genome shotgun sequence window:
- the CRHR2 gene encoding corticotropin-releasing factor receptor 2 isoform X1 has translation MGDPTAPPGLLLFLLCLLPPPLLQASGLSQGPRDQSLRTLLEQYCHGPRPPVLTQLPAPFYCNTTLDQIGTCWPRSAAGALVERPCPEYFNGIKYNTTRNAYRECLENGTWASRINYSQCEPILDDKQRKYDLHYRIALVVNYLGHCISMAALVAAFLLFLALRSIRCLRNVIHWNLIATFILRNVTWFLLQLIDHEVHETNEVWCRCITTIFNYFVVTNFFWMFAEGCYLHTAIVMTYSTERLRKWLFLFIGWCVPCPIIIAWAIGKLYYENEQCWFGKEPGDLVDYIYQGPIILVLLINFVFLFNIVRILMTKLRASTTSETIQYRKAVKATLVLLPLLGITYMLFFVNPGEDDLSQIVFIYFNSFLQSFQGFFVSVFYCFFNGEVRSTLRKRWHRWQDHHTLRVPVARAMSIPTSPTRISFHSIKHTAAV, from the exons GCATCCGGGCTGAGCCAGGGACCCAGAGACCAGTCCCTGAGGACACTACTGGAACAGTATTGCCACGGGCCCAGGCCCCCAGTCCTCACACAGCTACCAG CTCCCTTCTACTGCAACACGACCTTGGACCAGATTGGGACGTGCTGGCCCCGGAGCGCGGCCGGAGCTCTGGTGGAGAGACCCTGCCCAGAGTACTTCAATGGCATCAAGTACAACACCACCC GGAATGCCTACCGGGAATGCCTGGAGAATGGGACATGGGCTTCGAGGATCAACTACTCACAGTGTGAGCCCATTTTGGATGACAAG CAGAGAAAGTACGACCTGCACTACCGCATTGCCCTGGTCGTGAActacttgggacactgcatttcCATGGCTGCCCTGGTGGCGGCTTTCCTGCTGTTCCTGGCCCTGCG GAGCATCCGCTGTCTGAGGAATGTGATCCACTGGAACCTCATCGCCACCTTCATCCTGCGAAATGTCACGTGGTTCCTGCTGCAGCTCATTGACCATGAAGTTCACGAGACCAATGAG GTGTGGTGCCGCTGCATCACCACCATCTTCAACTACTTCGTGGTCACCAACTTCTTCTGGATGTTCGCAGAGGGCTGCTACCTGCATACGGCTATCGTCATGACCTATTCTACCGAGCGCCTGCGCAAGTGGCTCTTCCTCTTCATCGGATGGT GTGTTCCCTGTCCCATCATCATAGCCTGGGCCATTGGCAAACTGTACTACGAGAACGAGCA GTGCTGGTTTGGCAAGGAACCTGGTGATCTAGTGGACTACATCTACCAGGGCCCCATCATCCTTGTGCTCCTG ATAAACTTTGTGTTTCTGTTCAACATCGTCAGGATCCTCATGACAAAGCTGCGGGCGTCCACTACCTCTGAGACAATCCAGTACAG GAAGGCGGTGAAGGCCACCCTggtcctgctgcccctgctgggcaTCACCTATATGCTCTTCTTTGTCAACCCCGGGGAGGATGACCTGTCACAGATTGTGTTCATCTACTTCAACTCCTTTCTGCAGTCCTTCCAG GGTTTCTTTGTGTCCGTCTTCTACTGTTTCTTCAATGGAGAG GTGCGTTCGACCCTGAGGAAGAGGTGGCATCGCTGGCAAGACCACCACACCCTACGCGTGCCCGTGGCCCGAGCCATGTCCATTCCCACATCTCCCACGCGGATCAGTTTCCACAGCATCAAGCACACAGCTGCAGTGTGA
- the CRHR2 gene encoding corticotropin-releasing factor receptor 2 isoform X2, with amino-acid sequence MGDPTAPPGLLLFLLCLLPPPLLQASGLSQGPRDQSLRTLLEQYCHGPRPPVLTQLPAPFYCNTTLDQIGTCWPRSAAGALVERPCPEYFNGIKYNTTRNAYRECLENGTWASRINYSQCEPILDDKRKYDLHYRIALVVNYLGHCISMAALVAAFLLFLALRSIRCLRNVIHWNLIATFILRNVTWFLLQLIDHEVHETNEVWCRCITTIFNYFVVTNFFWMFAEGCYLHTAIVMTYSTERLRKWLFLFIGWCVPCPIIIAWAIGKLYYENEQCWFGKEPGDLVDYIYQGPIILVLLINFVFLFNIVRILMTKLRASTTSETIQYRKAVKATLVLLPLLGITYMLFFVNPGEDDLSQIVFIYFNSFLQSFQGFFVSVFYCFFNGEVRSTLRKRWHRWQDHHTLRVPVARAMSIPTSPTRISFHSIKHTAAV; translated from the exons GCATCCGGGCTGAGCCAGGGACCCAGAGACCAGTCCCTGAGGACACTACTGGAACAGTATTGCCACGGGCCCAGGCCCCCAGTCCTCACACAGCTACCAG CTCCCTTCTACTGCAACACGACCTTGGACCAGATTGGGACGTGCTGGCCCCGGAGCGCGGCCGGAGCTCTGGTGGAGAGACCCTGCCCAGAGTACTTCAATGGCATCAAGTACAACACCACCC GGAATGCCTACCGGGAATGCCTGGAGAATGGGACATGGGCTTCGAGGATCAACTACTCACAGTGTGAGCCCATTTTGGATGACAAG AGAAAGTACGACCTGCACTACCGCATTGCCCTGGTCGTGAActacttgggacactgcatttcCATGGCTGCCCTGGTGGCGGCTTTCCTGCTGTTCCTGGCCCTGCG GAGCATCCGCTGTCTGAGGAATGTGATCCACTGGAACCTCATCGCCACCTTCATCCTGCGAAATGTCACGTGGTTCCTGCTGCAGCTCATTGACCATGAAGTTCACGAGACCAATGAG GTGTGGTGCCGCTGCATCACCACCATCTTCAACTACTTCGTGGTCACCAACTTCTTCTGGATGTTCGCAGAGGGCTGCTACCTGCATACGGCTATCGTCATGACCTATTCTACCGAGCGCCTGCGCAAGTGGCTCTTCCTCTTCATCGGATGGT GTGTTCCCTGTCCCATCATCATAGCCTGGGCCATTGGCAAACTGTACTACGAGAACGAGCA GTGCTGGTTTGGCAAGGAACCTGGTGATCTAGTGGACTACATCTACCAGGGCCCCATCATCCTTGTGCTCCTG ATAAACTTTGTGTTTCTGTTCAACATCGTCAGGATCCTCATGACAAAGCTGCGGGCGTCCACTACCTCTGAGACAATCCAGTACAG GAAGGCGGTGAAGGCCACCCTggtcctgctgcccctgctgggcaTCACCTATATGCTCTTCTTTGTCAACCCCGGGGAGGATGACCTGTCACAGATTGTGTTCATCTACTTCAACTCCTTTCTGCAGTCCTTCCAG GGTTTCTTTGTGTCCGTCTTCTACTGTTTCTTCAATGGAGAG GTGCGTTCGACCCTGAGGAAGAGGTGGCATCGCTGGCAAGACCACCACACCCTACGCGTGCCCGTGGCCCGAGCCATGTCCATTCCCACATCTCCCACGCGGATCAGTTTCCACAGCATCAAGCACACAGCTGCAGTGTGA
- the CRHR2 gene encoding corticotropin-releasing factor receptor 2 isoform X4 translates to MDAALLHSLLEANCSLALAEELLLDGWKLQPLDPEAPFYCNTTLDQIGTCWPRSAAGALVERPCPEYFNGIKYNTTRNAYRECLENGTWASRINYSQCEPILDDKRKYDLHYRIALVVNYLGHCISMAALVAAFLLFLALRSIRCLRNVIHWNLIATFILRNVTWFLLQLIDHEVHETNEVWCRCITTIFNYFVVTNFFWMFAEGCYLHTAIVMTYSTERLRKWLFLFIGWCVPCPIIIAWAIGKLYYENEQCWFGKEPGDLVDYIYQGPIILVLLINFVFLFNIVRILMTKLRASTTSETIQYRKAVKATLVLLPLLGITYMLFFVNPGEDDLSQIVFIYFNSFLQSFQGFFVSVFYCFFNGEVRSTLRKRWHRWQDHHTLRVPVARAMSIPTSPTRISFHSIKHTAAV, encoded by the exons ATGGACGCGGCGCTGCTCCACAGCTTGCTGGAGGCCAACTGTAGCCTGGCGCTGGCCGAGGAGCTGCTGTTGGACGGCTGGAAGCTGCAGCCCCTGGACCCCGAGG CTCCCTTCTACTGCAACACGACCTTGGACCAGATTGGGACGTGCTGGCCCCGGAGCGCGGCCGGAGCTCTGGTGGAGAGACCCTGCCCAGAGTACTTCAATGGCATCAAGTACAACACCACCC GGAATGCCTACCGGGAATGCCTGGAGAATGGGACATGGGCTTCGAGGATCAACTACTCACAGTGTGAGCCCATTTTGGATGACAAG AGAAAGTACGACCTGCACTACCGCATTGCCCTGGTCGTGAActacttgggacactgcatttcCATGGCTGCCCTGGTGGCGGCTTTCCTGCTGTTCCTGGCCCTGCG GAGCATCCGCTGTCTGAGGAATGTGATCCACTGGAACCTCATCGCCACCTTCATCCTGCGAAATGTCACGTGGTTCCTGCTGCAGCTCATTGACCATGAAGTTCACGAGACCAATGAG GTGTGGTGCCGCTGCATCACCACCATCTTCAACTACTTCGTGGTCACCAACTTCTTCTGGATGTTCGCAGAGGGCTGCTACCTGCATACGGCTATCGTCATGACCTATTCTACCGAGCGCCTGCGCAAGTGGCTCTTCCTCTTCATCGGATGGT GTGTTCCCTGTCCCATCATCATAGCCTGGGCCATTGGCAAACTGTACTACGAGAACGAGCA GTGCTGGTTTGGCAAGGAACCTGGTGATCTAGTGGACTACATCTACCAGGGCCCCATCATCCTTGTGCTCCTG ATAAACTTTGTGTTTCTGTTCAACATCGTCAGGATCCTCATGACAAAGCTGCGGGCGTCCACTACCTCTGAGACAATCCAGTACAG GAAGGCGGTGAAGGCCACCCTggtcctgctgcccctgctgggcaTCACCTATATGCTCTTCTTTGTCAACCCCGGGGAGGATGACCTGTCACAGATTGTGTTCATCTACTTCAACTCCTTTCTGCAGTCCTTCCAG GGTTTCTTTGTGTCCGTCTTCTACTGTTTCTTCAATGGAGAG GTGCGTTCGACCCTGAGGAAGAGGTGGCATCGCTGGCAAGACCACCACACCCTACGCGTGCCCGTGGCCCGAGCCATGTCCATTCCCACATCTCCCACGCGGATCAGTTTCCACAGCATCAAGCACACAGCTGCAGTGTGA
- the CRHR2 gene encoding corticotropin-releasing factor receptor 2 isoform X3: MDAALLHSLLEANCSLALAEELLLDGWKLQPLDPEAPFYCNTTLDQIGTCWPRSAAGALVERPCPEYFNGIKYNTTRNAYRECLENGTWASRINYSQCEPILDDKQRKYDLHYRIALVVNYLGHCISMAALVAAFLLFLALRSIRCLRNVIHWNLIATFILRNVTWFLLQLIDHEVHETNEVWCRCITTIFNYFVVTNFFWMFAEGCYLHTAIVMTYSTERLRKWLFLFIGWCVPCPIIIAWAIGKLYYENEQCWFGKEPGDLVDYIYQGPIILVLLINFVFLFNIVRILMTKLRASTTSETIQYRKAVKATLVLLPLLGITYMLFFVNPGEDDLSQIVFIYFNSFLQSFQGFFVSVFYCFFNGEVRSTLRKRWHRWQDHHTLRVPVARAMSIPTSPTRISFHSIKHTAAV, encoded by the exons ATGGACGCGGCGCTGCTCCACAGCTTGCTGGAGGCCAACTGTAGCCTGGCGCTGGCCGAGGAGCTGCTGTTGGACGGCTGGAAGCTGCAGCCCCTGGACCCCGAGG CTCCCTTCTACTGCAACACGACCTTGGACCAGATTGGGACGTGCTGGCCCCGGAGCGCGGCCGGAGCTCTGGTGGAGAGACCCTGCCCAGAGTACTTCAATGGCATCAAGTACAACACCACCC GGAATGCCTACCGGGAATGCCTGGAGAATGGGACATGGGCTTCGAGGATCAACTACTCACAGTGTGAGCCCATTTTGGATGACAAG CAGAGAAAGTACGACCTGCACTACCGCATTGCCCTGGTCGTGAActacttgggacactgcatttcCATGGCTGCCCTGGTGGCGGCTTTCCTGCTGTTCCTGGCCCTGCG GAGCATCCGCTGTCTGAGGAATGTGATCCACTGGAACCTCATCGCCACCTTCATCCTGCGAAATGTCACGTGGTTCCTGCTGCAGCTCATTGACCATGAAGTTCACGAGACCAATGAG GTGTGGTGCCGCTGCATCACCACCATCTTCAACTACTTCGTGGTCACCAACTTCTTCTGGATGTTCGCAGAGGGCTGCTACCTGCATACGGCTATCGTCATGACCTATTCTACCGAGCGCCTGCGCAAGTGGCTCTTCCTCTTCATCGGATGGT GTGTTCCCTGTCCCATCATCATAGCCTGGGCCATTGGCAAACTGTACTACGAGAACGAGCA GTGCTGGTTTGGCAAGGAACCTGGTGATCTAGTGGACTACATCTACCAGGGCCCCATCATCCTTGTGCTCCTG ATAAACTTTGTGTTTCTGTTCAACATCGTCAGGATCCTCATGACAAAGCTGCGGGCGTCCACTACCTCTGAGACAATCCAGTACAG GAAGGCGGTGAAGGCCACCCTggtcctgctgcccctgctgggcaTCACCTATATGCTCTTCTTTGTCAACCCCGGGGAGGATGACCTGTCACAGATTGTGTTCATCTACTTCAACTCCTTTCTGCAGTCCTTCCAG GGTTTCTTTGTGTCCGTCTTCTACTGTTTCTTCAATGGAGAG GTGCGTTCGACCCTGAGGAAGAGGTGGCATCGCTGGCAAGACCACCACACCCTACGCGTGCCCGTGGCCCGAGCCATGTCCATTCCCACATCTCCCACGCGGATCAGTTTCCACAGCATCAAGCACACAGCTGCAGTGTGA